The Mucilaginibacter terrae region TGGTGGTGCCAAAGGGCGTAGGGGCCAAAGCGCTGTTCGTCTACAAAGTAAACCTTGTCTTGCACGTGGGTAATTTCGGTCATCCAGTTAAGCTTTACGCCAAGGAGGGGCGATACTTTGTAAGTGATGATCATACCCGGATACATTTTAGTATCGGGTGTGTAGGATGAAGTAACGATAAACTTCATATCGGCCGGAGTTATCTTCTGCAAATTAAGCGGCGAAGAGAAGAAATCCCAGGCTTCGTCAATACTAATGGGGATGAATTGCTCCCAGCGGCGTTCGTATGTTTTCACAGATGCAAAACCAGTAATTACGGTAATAGTTTTTTAAGGCGGGTATCTAATATTGCCAGCAGTTCGCTAAAATCCTTTTCGCTGTAACCTATGGATTGATAAATGATCTTGCCGTTCTCATCCAGCACTACGTTACGCGGTATAGATTGCGTGGCAAACAGGCTGAATATCTTGCGGCCTTCGTCGGGCAGTATATTAAAGGTGTAGCTGTTACTTTCTTTAAATGGAAGCACTTTTTCCCAGCCTTCTTCACGGCCAAAAGCCATGAGGGCAAATTTGGGGTTGTCTTTATACTTTTCCCAAATCTCCTTTTGCACCCGCGGAAACTCCTGACGGCATGGCGGGCACCAGGTGGCAAAAAAGTTTAGCAGCACTATTTTGCCCTTATAATCGGCAATGGAGGCAGTTTTATCTTTATCCAGCTTAAACTCAAATGCCGGCACCTGCTGGCCAATTTTGGTTAAGGTAGATGCTTCTTCGGCGGAGGTTTGGGCGTTAGCGCCAAGAGTAATAACGGCTAAGGTTAGGAGCAAAAAAATCTTCTTCATAAAACAGTAGTTTATGCAATATACTAAAATAACAGATTTATATACTGCTTTAGTAGAGTTTGCACGGTGTTGGGTATAAATTTCACTTCCCCTCTTGAGAGGGGGCGGGCAGGAATGAGCAACGGCAGGGTGTGTCATTAGCAAACTTAACCTATCCCAAAGGACACACCTCTCCACCCCTCTCAAGAGGGGAATCGCACAAGCCCTTGTATTCTTTCGTGTTACTGCACCATTTTATTAGCGCAATAGCTGCTGGCAAAAGCTTCGGGCTTGGCCTTAAATACAAAGCCCATACTCAAAATATAACCCATGGCCTCGTGCAGGGCTTGGTTCGATTTAAACATGGGGTTGGTGTTTATGTCGGCATGTACTTCCAGGTCTACTTCATACAAATCCAGCAAATCGCAAAGGTGGTAAGCCGTGTCTATTGACTTTTGTACCTCGTTGAGCATACGCTCTTTGATGCTCATTTTTTTGGTGCTGCGCTCCTGGTGAATGAACATAAAACCACCGCGCTGCTCGCGCAAAAAAACAATTACGGTGGCAAAATCGATCACCTCGCCCTTAACCTGCGAATCGGTGCCGATGCAAACTTTTAGCTTGTTGCCCAGGGCTGTTTCGCGTTCAATGGCTTGTTCAACTTCTTCGAGGATGGGGGTGCGCAGTATTTCACCGCTAAATTTTCTCCAGGTCATAAATTTACGTTGGGTTAAAATTTATAAATGACCTTATTAGGGTCTATAAAAATAAGCGATAGTATTTCATATAAACGTAACGCTTATGTGATTTATTTGTTAACATTTATTTGGTTATCAACATATTGTGCGCAAGCGCAGATGCGGCGTGGCGATTATTTGCTTTACCTATTATAAGTAGTCTATTGTTTTATTGTAAGAGGTTATACATCTTTAACAAAAACTCTGTTACTCATGAAAATTAATAAATGGTTAATACTGGCCGCGCCTGTGCTGGCTGCGGCTGCCTGCTCACAGCAGCCGAAAGATAAATCGGCCGAGGTTCCCAAACGCACCGTGTTCTTCGACAAAACGGCTATGGATACCACCGTTAAGCCCGGCGATAACTTTTTTGAGTATGCCGGCGGCGCATGGCTCAAAAAAACCAAGATACCTGAGAGCGAAAGCGGCTGGGGTTCATTTTATACCCTGTACGATGATAACCTGAAAAATTTGCACCAGATTTTAGATGGCCTGGGCAAAACCGAGCATGATAAAGGCAGCAACGAACAAAAAGTAGCCGACCTGTACTCCAGCGGCATGGACACCGCCGCCATAGAAAAATTGGGTTATACCCCTATAAAACCTGTTTTAGATAAAGTAAAAGGCATTAAAGATTATAAAGAGCTGTTAGCCTACGTTGCCGACAGCTACAAAGACGGCGATGGCTACCTGATTGGCATGTATGTTGGGCCCGATGATAAAAACAGCACCAAAAACCTGGCTCAATTTAGCCAAAGCGGCTTAGGTATGCCCAACCGCGATTATTACTTCAAAACCGATTCGTCCTCAGTTAAAATACGTAAGGCTTATGTGGCTTATATAACAAAGCTGTTTACCCTTACCGGTACCGATGCTGCAACGGCTGCTAAAAATGCCGATGCTATTTTAAAGCTCGAAACCGAGATAGCCAAATCGCACTCCACCCCGGTTGAACTGCGCGACCCGGTTAAAAACTACAATAAGTTTACGGTTGATGCCCTGCAGAAACAGGTGCCTGACATCGACATAAAAGACGTATTGAAACGTATGGGTATAAGTACCGATACCGTATTGGTTGGTCAGCCTAAATACTATACCGCGCTGGGCAAGTTGCTCAAAACTCAGCCTATTGAAGTTTGGAAAAACAAGATCATATTTACCAGAATACACGGTTCGGCTCCTTATTTAAGCAAAGCTTTCCGCGATGCGCGTTTCGACTTTTTTGGCCGCCAGTTAAACGGGCAAAAATCGCAGCAGGAACGCTGGAAAAATTTAGTTGAGGTTACCGATGGCGGCTTGGGTGATTTGCTGGGCCAGTTGTATGTAGAAAAATATTTCCCGGCCGATGCTAAAAAGCGCA contains the following coding sequences:
- a CDS encoding SRPBCC family protein, which encodes MKTYERRWEQFIPISIDEAWDFFSSPLNLQKITPADMKFIVTSSYTPDTKMYPGMIITYKVSPLLGVKLNWMTEITHVQDKVYFVDEQRFGPYALWHHQHHFKQVEGGVLMTDILNYAIGYGPVGLFANKVLVEKKIEQIFKYRTKAIEEMFGK
- a CDS encoding TlpA family protein disulfide reductase, with the protein product MKKIFLLLTLAVITLGANAQTSAEEASTLTKIGQQVPAFEFKLDKDKTASIADYKGKIVLLNFFATWCPPCRQEFPRVQKEIWEKYKDNPKFALMAFGREEGWEKVLPFKESNSYTFNILPDEGRKIFSLFATQSIPRNVVLDENGKIIYQSIGYSEKDFSELLAILDTRLKKLLP
- a CDS encoding ribonuclease H-like YkuK family protein, producing MTWRKFSGEILRTPILEEVEQAIERETALGNKLKVCIGTDSQVKGEVIDFATVIVFLREQRGGFMFIHQERSTKKMSIKERMLNEVQKSIDTAYHLCDLLDLYEVDLEVHADINTNPMFKSNQALHEAMGYILSMGFVFKAKPEAFASSYCANKMVQ
- a CDS encoding M13 family metallopeptidase codes for the protein MKINKWLILAAPVLAAAACSQQPKDKSAEVPKRTVFFDKTAMDTTVKPGDNFFEYAGGAWLKKTKIPESESGWGSFYTLYDDNLKNLHQILDGLGKTEHDKGSNEQKVADLYSSGMDTAAIEKLGYTPIKPVLDKVKGIKDYKELLAYVADSYKDGDGYLIGMYVGPDDKNSTKNLAQFSQSGLGMPNRDYYFKTDSSSVKIRKAYVAYITKLFTLTGTDAATAAKNADAILKLETEIAKSHSTPVELRDPVKNYNKFTVDALQKQVPDIDIKDVLKRMGISTDTVLVGQPKYYTALGKLLKTQPIEVWKNKIIFTRIHGSAPYLSKAFRDARFDFFGRQLNGQKSQQERWKNLVEVTDGGLGDLLGQLYVEKYFPADAKKRMLDLVNNLQDVYRGRIQKLDWMSAETKKKAEDKLNAFTKKIGYTDKWKKYDDISIDKGAYYANMQAISKHDYKEQLEKVNKPVDKSEWGMTPPTVNAYYNPSFNEIVFPAGILQFPFFDKDADDAINYGAIGAVIGHEMTHGFDDQGSQYDKDGNLKVWWTKDDQAKFKAKTSAMATQYSGYTILDNQHVNGNLTLGENIADNGGVAIAYQAFKNTPQGKGNTKIDGLTPDQRFFLAYAQVWRIKSRDELMRTRLSVDPHSPEMYRVNGPLSNIDAWYKAFDIKPGDKLYKPEDKRIKIW